A genomic region of Fusarium oxysporum Fo47 chromosome VI, complete sequence contains the following coding sequences:
- a CDS encoding Alpha/Beta hydrolase protein: MQSWSHLGASALMLANMVSGLNIKVDAKAGKSCEYTAPWQTLPELPPMPKANFEGTAPIDGIDLWYAAFGAPLKETKAKGLNPVVFLHGGFANSDYWTNQINHFKDHPYTLITIDSRAQGRSSDDISRPLTYDLMTEDVIGLMDHLGIDKFSTVGWSDGACISFDLVMNFTSRLDRSFAFGGTYSPENINATAAESPVFLEYMERVQEEYKKNSPSKGSFHDFEERMNTMWGSLPDWDAKSFAKIPTRYSDPNAPIIWIVDGDSEEAVTRSTPGEIHSWIWGSDLVILPGVSHFAFMQDPETFNVMVERFLEMPRFPGEL; encoded by the exons ATGCAGTCTTGGTCACATCTCGGAGCTTCAGCACTGATGCTCGCCAACATGGTCTCAGGTCTAAACATTAAAGTTGACGCCAAGGCTGGAAAGTCTTGCGAGTATACTGCGCCTTGGCAGACTCTTCCCGAGCTTCCACCTATGCCCAAGGCCAACTTTGAGGGCACAGCACCGATTGACGGCATTGATCTATGGTACGCGGCATTCGGCGCGCCGCTCAAAGAGACTAAGGCTAAAGGCCTTAACCCTGTTGTTTTCCTCCATGGTGGCTTTGCCAACAGTGATTACTGGACCAACCAGATCAACCATTTCAAAGATCACCCATACACTTTGATCACAATCGATTCTCGAGCTCAGGGTCGTTCGTCAGATGATATTAGCCGCCCCTTAACCTATGATCTCATGACCGAGGACGTCATTGGCTTAATGGATCACCTTGGAATTGATAAGTTCTCAACTGTCGGTTGGTCTGACGGCGCATGCATTTCTTTCGACCTCGTCATGAACTTCACCTCTCGCCTCGACCGCTCCTTTGCGTTCGGCGGTACTTACAGCCCCGAGAACATCAACGCTACTGCTGCAGAGAGTCCTGTGTTCTTAGAGTATATGGAGAGAGTTCAGGAGGAGTATAAGAAGAACTCGCCATCAAAGGGTTCGTTCCATGACTTCGAGGAGAGAATGAACACGATGTGGGGAAGTCTGCCAGACTGGGATGCAAAATCCTTTGCCAAGATTCCTACGCGATACTCTGATCCTAATGCTCCCATCATATGGATTGTTGATGGTGACTCTGAGGAGGCTGTCACTCGCTCTACTCCTGGCGAGATTCATAGCTGG ATCTGGGGTTCTGACCTCGTTATCCTACCCGGAGTCAGCCACTTTGC GTTCATGCAAGACCCAGAGACCTTCAACGTCATGGTCGAGCGTTTCCTCGAGATGCCTCGGTTCCCAGGCGAGCTATAG
- a CDS encoding serine hydrolase FSH — translation MRILCLHGAGTNSEIFKIQLGPVIHHLLQDDPTLSFEFYDAEVECPPAQGIEALSEGPFYQWYLWDHLQKIPPAQTATNAIDNVLDIIAEEGPFDGVVGFSQGAAITASVLAHYSKKNPLEPQTNLFKFAMFICGSKPFTYDGMNRIDQCGKPVVQIPTAHVVGKKDQWYKESLGLFALCDAHSAKIYDHGQGHSLPVNPQTTGIVAQMFKILSAKANFAC, via the exons ATGCGTATCCTTTGTCTCCATGGTGCTGGCACCAACTCCGAG ATCTTTAAAATCCAGCTTG GTCCTGTAATTCACCATCTCCTTCAAGATGATCCAACACTTTCGTTCGAGTTTTACGATGCAGAAGTAGAATGCCCTCCTGCTCAAG GCATCGAAGCATTATCCGAGGGACCTTTTTACCAATGGTACTTATGGGACCATTTACAGAAGATCCCACCGGCCCAAACCGCTACCAACGCGATCGACAACGTCCTCGACATAAtagcagaagaaggccccTTCGACGGTGTAGTCGGCTTCTCCCAAGGCGCAGCCATAACAGCATCTGTGCTCGCACACTActccaaaaagaacccaCTCGAGCCCCAGACCAACTTATTTAAGTTTGCAATGTTTATCTGCGGCTCTAAGCCCTTTACGTACGATGGCATGAATCGTATAGATCAGTGCGGCAAGCCTGTTGTTCAGATACCTACGGCGCATGTAGTGGGCAAGAAGGATCAATGGTATAAAGAGAGCCTGGGGTTATTTGCGCTTTGTGATGCTCACTCTGCCAAGATTTATGACCATGGGCAGGGGCATTCGTTGCCAGTCAATCCTCAGACGACAGGGATTGTGGCGCAGATGTTTAAGATTTTGAGTGCGAAGGCAAATTTTGCTTGTTGA
- a CDS encoding major facilitator superfamily domain-containing protein, which translates to MAEEESSAQIRAASRTMEGYRLHLSVIGCGTRGNNFRSDANCYRLTFGLFLSALETTIVSTTLDTIAKHFDDEREYSWIVTAYMVTFNGFLLLHARLSDVFGRFTVFYACLAIFALFSGVCGAAQSMTQLIVFRAFQGLGASGLFSLTMVIVPDITPDRWLGLYSGVVSSVFAFSSVLGPVLGGVLAQHSTWRWVFLLNLPGAAVCAFLLLPSLRWKNNSKSVRNGWREIDAPGAFLFLAATIFLIYALQSASTVGDGNGWSSPAIIGCLVGSGVSLIMFIGYELVLPRYSSIAPFFPLPLLLQPDIALLMISAFFMGSSFYSTIIQLPQRLQHVNDKSPTTAGVLLLPVLLPSAGFSALSGGLYRKFPAATPLLLFCGGVLQVIGVGLLSTLPTGSSVSNSQYGFEVMTGIGFGLMLPSFMILARDWVSEEQYATAMGLVNTFRTLGGCVSIAVCGAILNKELDKASRISNIKSAYGDIYNEQFFVMASLSIPSALAAGIILMRQYTKKGVFRLVPGSGTLSS; encoded by the exons ATGGCGGAAGAAGAGTCGAGCGCGCAGATTCGCGCAGCTAGCAGAACCATGGAAGGTTATAGGCTTCATCTTTCGGTTATTGGGTGTGGAACCCGCGGAAACAATTTCAGGAGCGATGCTAACTGCTACAGATTGACGTTTGGTCTCTTCCTGTCTGCGCTGGAAACGACGATCGTATCGACAACGCTGGACACCATCGCAAAGCATTTTGACGATGAGCGCGAGTACTCGTGGATAGTCACTGCCTACATGGTCACATTTAACG GCTTCTTGCTTCTACATGCACGATTGAGCGATGTCTTTGGCCGCTTCACCGTCTTCTACGCCTGCCTCGCCATCTTCGCTCTATTCTCTGGCGTTTGCGGAGCAGCACAATCCATGACACAATT AATTGTCTTCCGCGCTTTCCAGGGCCTCGGCGCCTCTGGTCTTTTCTCACTTACAATGGTGATTGTCCCTGACATTACGCCCGATCGCTGGCTGGGTTTGTACTCTGGCGTCGTGAGCTCAGTGTTCGCCTTCTCGAGTGTTTTGGGCCCGGTGTTGGGCGGCGTTTTGGCCCAGCATTCGACGTGGAGATGGGTGTTTTTACTCAA CTTACCCGGTGCAGCAGTATGTGCCTTTTTGCTGCTCCCGTCACTCAGATGGAAGAATAACTCCAAGTCTGTGAGGAATGGATGGAGGGAAATTGACGCACCCGGCGCGTTCCTCTTCTTGGCTGCCACGATTTTTCTGATCTACGCTCTACAGAGTGCCTCGACGGTTGGAGATGGAAACGGCTGGTCGAGCCCGGCTATTATTGGCTGTTTAGTCGGTTCTGGAGTGTCGCTGATCATGTTCATTGGGTATGAATTGGTGCTCCCCCGATACTCATCAATTGCTCCATTCTTCCCTCTTCCGTTGCTTCTGCAGCCGGACATTGCGCTTCTCATGAT ATCTGCTTTCTTCATGGGTAGCTCGTTCTACTCTACCATTATCCAACTACCCCAGCGTCTACAACACGTCAATGACAAGTCCCCAACAACAGCGGGCGTTCTTCTCCTGCCAGTGCTTCTCCCATCAGCGGGCTTCTCTGCGCTATCTGGAGGTCTTTATCGCAAGTTTCCTGCAGCGACACCTCTGCTTCTTTTTTGCGGTGGTGTCCTTCAAGTTATTGGTGTCGGGCTGCTGTCTACTCTACCAACTGGGTCATCTGTTTCGAACAGTCAATATGGGTTTGAAGTCATGACAGGCATTGGCTTTGGACTCATGCTCCCATCTTTCATGATTCTCGCGCGAGATTGGGTATCTGAGGAACAATACG CGACCGCCATGGGCCTCGTGAATACGTTCAGAACTTTGGGCGGCTGCGTCTCAATTGCAGTCTGCGGCGCAATTCTCAACAAAGAACTTGACAAGGCATCCAGGATCTCAAACATTAAATCGGCTTATGGGGATATCTACAACGAGCAATTCTTTGTCATGGCCAGCTTATCCATACCGTCTGCGCTGGCTGCGGGCATCATCTTGATGAGACAGTACACCAAGAAAGGTGTTTTCAGGCTAGTACCTGGCTCAGGCACTCTTAGCAGTTAG
- a CDS encoding cytochrome P450: protein MMLNLPYSYTTLALFAVGLELLRRVLKALIFGFTGPLSRVPGPLWNKLSPLPWRLAFLKGTAPFLAQDLHHQYGDVVRVTPNLVLVSDPVSVHRVLVDWDLHKSPLYEKYRQNPHVATLFTERDKAKYRIRRRLLSNGFSMSYLKALEPLMHGCVQVLEDVLEERCAAGGGTATVNIYDLLSSLASDIMAECSFGGSFGLVRQGHHPLKTRITNYMKKAALYQTVPLLSLFGKPRDEQLDAIVQGIIDKRLHSQKESERRDLLDMLLEASAENPDKLSMEDIKAEMFVFLLAGSDTSAVTATFCLMKLLENPAAHQALKRELDELLASSSDPIVDENTHNLPYLNAVIHETLRMLPPAAGGFARQALEPVTVGDYVLPAGTLVTADTTALHRDSRVYPDADKFIPERWISGHAGEKAAEKHWYPFSAGSRVCIGKQ, encoded by the exons ATGATGCTGAACCTGCCGTATTCTTACACCACGTTAGCGCTGTTCGCTGTAGGCCTAGAGCTGCTGCGACGGGTACTAAAGGCGCTAATCTTTGGATTTACTGGTCCCCTGTCCAGAGTTCCAGGGCCGTTATGGAACAAACTCTCACCACTGCCATGGCGTTTGGCATTCTTGAAGGGCACTGCACCTTTTCTTGCACAGgaccttcatcatcaatacGGCGATGTCGTGCGAGTCA CCCCGAATCTGGTCTTGGTGTCTGACCCAGTATCGGTCCATCGCGTTCTCGTGGATTGGGATCTGCATAAGAGTCCTCTCTATGAGAAATATCGACAGAACCCGCACGTCGCGACGTTGTTTAcagagagagacaaggcCAAATATCGCATTAGA CGAAGACTGCTCTCAAATGGCTTCTCAATGAGCTACCTCAAAGCACTGGAGCCGCTGATGCACGGCTGTGTTCAGGTTCTGGAGGATGTACTGGAAGAGCGCTGCGCTGCTGGCGGCGGGACAGCGACTGTCAACATCTATGATCTGCTCAGCAGTCTTGCTTCA GACATCATGGCTGAATGCTCTTTTGGAGGCTCCTTTGGCCTTGTTCGCCAGGGCCACCATCCGCTAAAGACGAGGATCACCAACTACATGAAGAAAGCAGCTCTGTACCAAACTGTACCTCTATTGAGCCTATTTGGTAAGCCTCGAGATGAACAGCTCGATGCAATTGTCCAAGGCATCATCGACAAGCGGCTGCACAGCCAGAAGGAGAGCGAGCGGAGAGACCTTCTTGACATGCTTCTCGAGGCTTCAGCTGAAAATCCTGATAAGTTGAGTATGGAGGACATTAAAGCTGAGATGTTTGTGTTCCT ACTGGCTGGGAGCGACACATCTGCCGTGACGGCAACTTTCTGCCTGATGAAACTTCTAGAGAATCCAGCTGCTCATCAGGCGCTGAAGAGAGAGCTGGATGAGCTTCTCGCATCATCGAGCGATCCGATCGTCGACGAGAACACTCATAACTTGCCATATCTGAATGCAGTCATCCACGAGACGCTTCGCATGCTACCCCCCGCAGCTGGCG GCTTTGCGCGACAGGCTTTAGAGCCCGTGACGGTTGGAGATTATGTTCTTCCGGCTGGC ACATTGGTTACAGCAGACACAACAGCTCTCCACCGTGATTCTCGCGTCTATCCCGACGCTGACAAGTTCATTCCTGAGAGATGGATCTCTGGGCATGCAGGCGAAAAGGCTGCCGAAAAGCATTGGTATCCGTTCTCAGCAGGGTCACGAGTGTGTATTGGCAAGCAGTAA
- a CDS encoding glycoside hydrolase superfamily, with amino-acid sequence MYRLSLASLLSLVLPVVAGPESSSAIDPSQWLNARGKADTLISKMTPKEKSLMVTGTFDGTCIEYIAPIKRLGFGGLCIQDGPIGLRLGDLVSVFPSGVTTAATWDRQLMALRGEAMAKEFKAKGAHVILGPVAGALGRSPHGGRNWEGFSPDPYLTGIAMDETIRAIQDTGVQATAKHLVGNEQETQRKPTLINGKMVDAVSSNIDDRTIHELYMWPFADAVHAGVASVMCGYNRVNETYSCENKHLINNLLKKELGFEGYVMSDFLATPPGLSPVKAGLDMNQPGPVNLIPLVETYWGDNLVNYVKNETLSESDLDGMVRRILTPYFYLGQDKGYPSVDPSSQPLVYNGFKYPYPGPSPVGRDVRGNHSALIREIAAAGTVLLKNEGSILPLNKSLTNIGLFGNDAADPSVGTLFSDHDGIDIGTLISGGGSGSGRPSYVVSPLDAFKSYAKDNDKRLQYVANNTAILSSMPGLYPWPEVCIVFLKSFATEGFDRKTLVADDNSVQVVNSIASRCPRRTIVVTHSGGPDVMPWATNPNVSAIVAAHYPGQESGNSILDVLTGKFNPSGKLPYTIAKKEEDYNGKIINITGPAAEDASNWQSDFTEGLLIDYRHFDNKGLDPLYEFGYGLSYTTFDISSKLVVSSANKISARASLSNATLALGGNPHLWETVVKCSVEVSNTGRVAGATVIQLYASLPKNHIPANSPVQMLRGFEKVHLEPEEAKKVSFSLKRRDLSYWDVTAQDWVAPKGDITLSVGFSSRDLRSSTTVQLVK; translated from the exons ATGTATCGACTTAGTTTGGCGTCTTTACTATCATTGGTCTTGCCCGTTGTGGCAGGACCTGAATCATCATCAG CAATTGACCCCTCGCAATGGCTCAATGCCCGTGGTAAAGCGGACACACTGATCTCCAAGATGACGCCCAAGGAAAAGTCCTTGATGGTGACAGGCACCTTTGATGGAACATGCATCGAGTACATCGCGCCCATCAAACGTCTTGGTTTCGGCGGTCTTTGCATTCAAGACGGACCAATTGGGCTTCGTCTCGGAGATCTAGTCAGTGTCTTTCCATCTGGCGTTACTACTGCTGCGACGTGGGATAGGCAGTTGATGGCGCTGAGGGGAGAGGCCATGGCAAAGGAATTCAAAGCGAAGGGTGCTCACGTCATTCTTGG ACCTGTTGCGGGAGCTCTGGGCAGAAGTCCACATGGCGGTCGCAACTGGGAGGGCTTCTCGCCAGATCCTTACCTAACCGGCATCGCCATGGATGAAACAATTCGAGCAATCCAAGACACCGGTGTCCAGGCTACAGCCAAGCATCTCGTTGGCAATGAACAAGAAACGCAGCGAAAACCCACACTGATCAACGGAAAGATGGTAGACGCAGTATCCTCCAACATTGACGATCGCACCATACACGAGCTGTACATGTGGCCCTTTGCAGACGCCGTTCATGCTGGTGTAGCATCAGTCATGTGTGGCTACAACCGTGTCAATGAGACATATAGCTGTGAAAACAAGCATCTGATCAATAACCTCTTGAAGAAAGAGCTTGGCTTTGAAGGGTATGTCATGTCCGACTTTCTGGCTACTCCGCCTGGACTTAGTCCCGTCAAGGCAGGTCTTGATATGAACCAGCCCGGACCTGTCAATCTAATTCCTCTAGTTGAGACGTACTGGGGTGATAATCTTGTCAATTATGTCAAGAACGAGACACTCTCTGAGTCGGATTTGGATGGAATGGTGCGACGGATCTTGACGCCTTACTTCTATCTTGGTCAGGATAAAGGCTACCCCTCTGTGGACCCATCGTCTCAGCCCCTCGTTTACAACGGCTTCAAGTACCCTTATCCCGGCCCATCTCCAGTTGGTCGCGATGTTCGCGGCAACCATTCAGCTCTCATCCGTGAGATCGCTGCTGCCGGAACAGTCTTGCTCAAGAATGAAGGCTCCATTCTTCCTCTCAACAAGTCCCTCACCAACATCGGTCTTTTTGGCAATGATGCTGCTGATCCCTCCGTGGGTACCCTCTTCAGTGATCACGATGGCATCGATATCGGTACTCTTATCTCTGGCGGCGGTTCAGGAAGCGGCCGACCAAGCTACGTTGTCAGTCCCTTGGATGCGTTCAAGTCTTACGCCAAGGACAACGACAAACGGCTTCAATACGTCGCCAACAATACTGCTATTCTCAGCAGTATGCCTGGTTTGTACCCATGGCCAGAGGTCTGcatcgtcttcctcaagTCTTTCGCCACCGAGGGTTTTGATCGCAAGACTCTTGTCGCAGATGACAACTCAGTCCAAGTCGTCAATAGTATTGCATCACGCTGCCCTCGTCGCACCATCGTTGTCACTCACTCTGGAGGGCCGGACGTGATGCCATGGGCGACGAACCCCAACGTCAGTGCTATTGTCGCTGCGCATTACCCAGGCCAGGAATCAGGTAACTCCATCCTGGACGTCTTGACCGGAAAGTTCAATCCCTCTGGCAAGCTCCCATATACCATTGCcaagaaagaggaggatTACAACGGAaagatcatcaacatcactgGCCCCGCAGCTGAAGACGCTTCGAATTGGCAAAGTGACTTTACCGAGGGACTGTTAATTGACTATCGACACTTCGACAACAAGGGCCTGGACCCTCTCTATGAGTTTGGCTACGGTCTCAGCTACACCACCTTTGATATATCCTCCAAGCTCGTCGTCTCCTCAGCAAACAAGATCTCCGCCCGCGCATCCCTCTCCAACGCTACACTGGCACTAGGCGGTAACCCTCATCTCTGGGAAACAGTCGTCAAGTGTTCCGTCGAGGTATCCAACACCGGCCGGGTTGCAGGCGCGACAGTCATCCAGCTGTATGCTTCTTTGCCCAAGAACCACATCCCAGCCAACAGCCCAGTACAGATGCTGCGTGGGTTCGAGAAGGTCCATCTTGAGCctgaggaggccaagaaagtgtCATTCAGCCTAAAGCGTCGGGATCTGAGTTATTGGGATGTAACTGCCCAGGACTGGGTGGCACCGAAGGGTGACATAACGCTCAGTGTTGGCTTCAGCTCAAGGGATCTGAGGTCTTCGACGACCGTTCAATTGGTAAAGTAA
- a CDS encoding general substrate transporter encodes MGLSVNNIFAVNEDRPTPKSVYNWRVYTCAAIASFASCMIGYDSAFIGTTIALPSFTEEFDFASYEPNDLALLKSNIVSVYQAGAFFGSLFAYITSYFIGRRYSLIAFSFVFMLGAGMMLGANAERGLGLIIGGRVLAGVGVGACSNMVPIYCSELSPPAIRGRLVGIYELGWQIGGLVGFWINYGLAETMAPSHKQWIIPFAVQLIPAGMLLFGSFWIKESPRWLFSKGRREEAMKNLCWLRQLPANDLYLVEEVSYIDQELERYNKEVGPGFWKPFTALKSRKVQWRFFLGGMMFLWQNGSGINAINYYSPTVFKSIGIQGTNTSFLTTGIFGVVKTAITIIFILFLIETVGRRKLLIIGSVGGSLCMWFIGAYIKIADPAAKVAAAAADGAEAPKMSSGGIAAVFFFYLWTAFYSPTWNPIPWVLNSEMFNENSRSLGQASAAANNWFWNFIVSRFTPQMFIKMGYGVYFFFASLMILSATFVFFFIPETKGLPLDTMDRLFEIKPVWKAHGQLSEELTLQEEEFRRNAEGADLSAEKSRAIAEENEQV; translated from the exons ATGGGTCTCTCCGTCAACAACATCTTCGCCGTCAATGAGGACAGGCCGACTCCCAAGTCCGTTTACAACTGGCGCGTTTACACCTGCGCTGCCATCGCGTCTTTCGCATCATGCATGATCGGCTACGACTCTGCCTTTATCGGCACCACGATCGCGCTGCCGTCCTTCACCGAGGAATTCGACTTTGCCTCGTACGAACCCAATGACCTCGCTCTTCTCAAGTCCAACATCGTCTCCGTCTATCAAGCCGGTGCTTTCTTCGGCAGTTTATTCGCCTACATCACCTCGTACTTCATCGGCCGACGATACTCCCTTATTGCTTTCAGCTTTGTTTTCATGCTTGGCGCGGGTATGATGCTTGGCGCTAATGCTGAGCGTGGCTTGGGACTTATTATCGGCGGCCGTGTTctcgctggtgttggtgttggcgcTTGTTCAAATATGGTTCCGATCTACTGCTCTGAGCTGTCTCCTCCTGCTATTCGCGGTCGCCTCGTTGGTATCTACGAGCTTGGCTGGCAGATTGGCGGCCTCGTCGGCTTCTGGATCAATTACGGGCTTGCTGAGACCATGGCTCCTAGCCACAAGCAGTGGATCATTCCCTTCGCTGTCCAGCTCATCCCTGCAGGCATGCTACTCTTCGGTTCCTTCTGGATCAAGGAGTCGCCTCGTTGGCTCTTCTCCAAGGGTCGCCGTGAGGAAGCCATGAAGAACCTGTGCTGGTTGAGACAGCTGCCCGCTAATGACCTCTATCTCGTCGAAGAGGTCAGCTACATCGACCAGGAACTTGAGCGCTACAACAAGGAAGTCGGCCCTGGTTTCTGGAAGCCATTCACCGCGCTCAAGAGCCGCAAGGTCCAGTGgcgcttcttcctcggtggtATGATGTTCCTCTGGCAAAACGGTTCCGGTATCAACGCTATCAACTATTACAGCCCTACTGTGTTCAAGAGCATCGGCATCCAGGGCACCAAcacctccttcttgaccacTGGTATCTTCGGCGTGGTCAAAACCGCCATtaccatcatcttcatcctgtTCCTGATCGAGACCGTGGGACGCAGAAAGCTTCTTATTATCGGTTCAGTCGGTGGTTCCCTTTGTATGTGGTTTATCGGAGCCTATATCAAGATTGCAGACCCCGCTGCcaaggttgctgctgctgccgccgaTGGAGCTGAGGCTCCCAAAATGTCGAGCGGTGGAATCGCtgccgtcttcttcttctaccTTTGGACTGCCTTTTACTCCCCCACATGGAACCCAATCCCCTGGGTGCTCAACTCTGAGATGTTCAACGAGAACTCCAG ATCACTCGGCCAAGCTTCCGCTGCTGCCAACAACTGGTTCTGGAACTTCATCGTCTCTCGCTTTACTCCCCAGATGTTTATCAAGATGGGCTACGGAgtctacttcttcttcgcgtCGCTTATGATCCTTTCTGCCaccttcgtcttcttcttcattcctgAGACCAAGGGCCTGCCTCTTGACACCATGGATCGCCTCTTTGAGATCAAGCCTGTGTGGAAGGCCCATGGCCAACTGTCTGAAGAGTTGACACTGCAGGAGGAGGAATTCCGACGCAATGCCGAGGGTGCTGATCTTAGTGCCGAGAAGTCTCGAGCTATTGCTGAAGAAAACGAGCAGGTTTGA
- a CDS encoding aldehyde dehydrogenase domain-containing protein → MSPAVVEGSKNAGSPTLDFTRGFVQIINGEPSITKETRYTVNPANLQPKEEVPVATKDNLDHAVDAARKAFRTWSKVSYEDRRNAVLAFADAVEQVKTDFRDLLVSEQGKPIPQADVEIDAAIAFIRALAHIELPEDVIEDDDKRTIITRYVPIGVVGAIIPWNFPFLLAASKITPALLTGNVVIIKPSPFTPYCGLKLVELAQQFFPPGVVQSLSGDDRLGPWLTSHPGIDKISFTGSSTTGKLVLQSAAGTLKRVTLELGGNDPAIIFPDVDVDKVAEKVALYSFLNSGQICIALKRIYVHESIYEQFRDAMVKHIKTYTLGDGSQEGISHGPVQNSMQYEKVKTFFEDIEKQGWKVATGGKIDPSPGYFITPTVIDRPPEDSRIVVEEPFGPIVPLLSWKDEEDVIARANNSPMGLGASIWCNDLKKAEKAARQMQAGSVWINTHFDLSPMAPFGGHKESGLGVEWGTNGLKELCNVQTLFLNKHIVT, encoded by the exons ATGTCTCCCGCCGTGGTTGAGGGCTCTAAGAACGCCGGAAGTCCAACCTTGGATTTTACCCGCGGTTTTGTGCAAATCATTAACGGCGAACCCTCCATAACAAAGGAAACCCGATACACCGTCAATCCTGCTAATTTGCAACCAAAAGAAGAGGTCCCCGTAGCGACCAAGGATAACCTTGatcatgctgttgatgcaGCCCGAAAGGCTTTCAGGACCTGGTCAAAGGTCTCATATGAAGATCGTCGCAACGCTGTTCTTGCTTTTGCGGACGCCGTGGAGCAAGTCAAGACGGACTTCAGAGACCTCTTAGTATCCGAGCAGGGGAAGCCT ATCCCTCAAGCCGATGTGGAAATTGATGCTGCTATTGCATTTATTCGGGCGCTCGCGCATATTGAGCTTCCAGAGGATGTAATCGAAGATGACGACAAGCGAACCATCATAACACGCTACGTCCCGATCGGCGTCGTTGGTGCTATTATCCCCTGGAACTTTCCATTTCTATTAGCGGCCAGCAAGATCACCCCGGCATTGCTGACGGGGAACGTGGTTATCATCAAACCTTC TCCATTTACTCCCTATTGCGGACTTAAACTCGTCGAGTTGGCCCAACAATTCTTCCCACCGGGAGTTGTACAGTCATTGAGTGGGGATGACAGACTTGGCCCCTGGTTGACGAGTCACCCGGGCATCGACAAGATCAGTTTCACTGGATCTTCGACAACGGGCAAACTAGTTCTTCAGAGTGCGGCAGGAACTCTGAAGCGTGTTACCCTTGAGCT GGGTGGCAACGACCCGGCTATTATCTTTCCCGATGTTGACGTGGATAAGGTTGCAGAGAAAGTTGCCCTCTATTCTTTCCTAAACTCAGGCCAG ATCTGTATTGCCCTAAAGCGCATCTATGTCCATGAATCTATTTATGAACAGTTCAGAGATGCCATGGTTAAGCACATTAAAACCTATACTCTAGGAGATGGATCACAAGAAGGAATCAGCCATGGACCTGTGCAGAATTCTATGCAGTACGAAAAAGTAAAGACATTCTTCGAAGACATCGAAAAACAGGGCTGGAAGGTTGCTACAGGCGGCAAAATTGATCCCTCTCCAGGATACTTCATCACTCCAACGGTTATTGACAGACCGCCGGAAGATTCTCGCATTGTGGTTGAGGAACCTTTTG GTCCAATTGTCCCCCTTCTGTCTTGGaaggacgaagaagacgtcATTGCTCGAGCCAACAATTCTCCGATGGGACTGGGTGCTTCTATATGGTGTAACGACCTCAAGAAGGCGGAAAAGGCCGCGAGACAAATGCAAGCTGGTAGTGTGTGGATTAATACTCACTTCGATCTTTCTCCCATGGCACCTTTCGGCGGGCACAAGGAGAGTGGTTTGGGAGTCGAATGGGGTACGAATGGTTTGAAGGAATTATGCAACGTGCAAACTCTGTTTCTGAACAAACATATTGTTACTTGA